The Leptospira mtsangambouensis genomic sequence CATAGTTCACATATCCATTTCCACCAAATCCATTTCCATTGGATCCGTTACCGGAAACCGATGATCTTTCTAATTCTCCAAAAAAGTCGATCCAGTCTTTTGATAAACTCTGCGGATCTTCTTTGAATTGTTTGTAATACTCTTCCAATAATACGACGTTATCGCCGTATAAACTCATCATCTGGTCGGTTGTCATATACTCTCCCTAAAACAACAAAACAACAGTTTATTTACGAATGGATGGACCATTTCGCATCAGCATCCATCGCCGCTTCCCGAAGTACTTCAGAAAGAGTTGGGTGGGCATGTGTAGAACGAGCAATGTCTTCTGCACTGGCACCAAATTCAAAAGCAATCGCAGCTTCGGCAATCATGTCGGAAGCTCTTGGTCCTACGATATACACTCCGAGAAGTTTATCCGTTTTTTTATCAGCAATGACTTTGACTTGCCCATCAGTTTCATTCATGGCTTTGGCACGAGCATTGGGTTTGAACATGTACTTACCCACTTTGTATTCGATGCCTTTGGCTTTTAGTTCTTCTTCGCCAAGCCCTACCCAAGCCACTTCTGGCCAAGTGTAAACGATCCAAGGAATGGCTTTGTAATTCACATGGCCATACTTTCCACAAATGAGTTCGGCAACGGCAATCCCTTCGTCTTCCGCTTTGTGAGCAAGCATGGGGCCATCCACCACATCTCCAATGGCATAAATATTAGGAACATTGGTTTGAAATTTATTAAGTTCTACTTTGATGCGACCACGGTCTGTCATCTCGACTCCAATTTCTTTGGCACCGAGTCCATCTGTGTTCGGGCGGCGACCAATGGAAACAAGAACCTTATCTCCTTCGAGAATGGTTTTTTTACCGTCTTTGCCTTCGATTTCCACTTCTACTTTTTTGCCTTTGACCTTCGCACCATGTACTTTGGTTTCAAAGAGAAAGTTTATCCCTTGTTGGGTTAACAATCGTTCTGCTAGACTGGCAATGGCTTGGTCAGCAGTTCCGAAAAGTCGTGGCATAAGCTCCACCACAGTCACTTTCGCACCGAGTCGTAACCAAACCGATCCAAGTTCCAGTCCGATCACTCCAGCACCCACAATGATGAGGTGTTCGGGAACAGAGTCTAGAGCAATGGCATGGTCGGAGGTAACAATATTTTTTCCATCCACAGGAAGGGGAGGGATTTCAATCGGAGTGGATCCGGTAGCAATGATGATATTCGTTCCAGAGATGGATTCTTTTTTTCCATCTTCTGCAGTGATCGAAACTTCTGTTTTCGAAACAAAACTGGCGTGACCCAAGTAACGAGTGATTTTATTTTTTTTCATCAGGTAGTCGACACCGGATGTCACTTCACTCACCACTTTGTCTTTACGAGCCATCATTTTAGCGATGTCGATTTTGACATCTTTCACGGAGATTCCGTGATCCGCTAATTTGTGTTTTGTTTTGTGATATTCTTCAGAAGAGTCGAGAAGGGCTTTGGAAGGGATACAACCCACGTTGAGACAAGTCCCACCGAGAGTTTTTCTTTTTTCAATGATGGCAACTTTTTTACCGAGTTGGGCCGCGCGAACCGCAGCCACATACCCACCAGGTCCTGCACCAATGACAATGATATCGTATTGTTCCATAATTTCCTTATACCTCAAAGAGGAGTCTTGTTGGGTCCTCTACCATTTCTTTGATTTTCACAAGGAACTGCACCGCTTCCTTTCCATCCACGATTCTGTGGTCATAAGAAAGAGCCAGATACATCATAGGGCGAATCACAATTTGATCGTTCACAACTACCGCACGTTTGACGATGTTGTGCATTCCGAGAATTCCCGATTGTGGAGGGTTGAGGATGGGAGTCGACATCATCGATCCATACACACCACCGTTGGAGATGGAGAAAGTTCCGCCTTCCATATCTTCGAGAGAGATTTTACCGTCTTTCACTTTGCCGGCAAGCCTTGCGATCTCTTGTTCCACACCAGCAAAACTGAGTAGGTCGGCGTTACGCACAATGGGAACCACAAGACCTTTTGGTCCACCCACAGCCACTCCGATATCATAGAAGTTTTTGTAGACGATGTCTGTTCCTCGAATCTCCGCATTGATCGCAGGGTAAGCTTTTAATGCCGCAACTACTGCTTTGGTGAAAAGAGACATGAACCCAAGACCCACACCGTGAGTTTCTTTGAACTTGTCTTTGTATTTATTGCGAAGTTCCATAATCGGAGACATGTCCACTTCGTTAAACGTAGTAAGGATGGCAGCGGTATGTTGCGCTTGGACGAGCCTGTTTGCAATTGTTTGGCGAAGCTTCGTCATTGGCACCACGGTTTCTCTTGGGCCCGCATTTGCAGAAACCACAACCGCTCTTGGAATCTCAGGGGAAGCTGCTTTAGGAGCAGAGGCACTGGAACCACCTTTTTCCATAAAGAGGATCACATCTTCTTTTGTGATTTGTCCGTTGCGACCAGTTCCAGTGATTTTGGATGCATCTAACTTATTTTCTTCGATGAGTTTGCGAGCGGCAGGAGGAAGTTCTTCGTTCACTTTTCCTGTGTTAGGTTGGGCACTTGCAACTTCTGCTTTTGGAGCAGGAGCACCGGAACTAGCAGGAGCAGAAGCCACAGCACCTTCTTCAATGGTGCCCATGATATCACGCACATGAACCACATCCCCCACCTTTTTGGTGATGGATTTCAAAACCCCGGAAGTGGGAGCAGGAATCTCTAATGAGACTTTGTCTGTTTCTAAAATAGCGAGCACTTCGTCTACTTTTACGGCATCGCCTTCTTTTTTGGTCCAAGCACTGATGGTCGCTTCGGTTACGGATTCCCCCATCTCGGGGACTTTGATATCTATTGCCATGAAATGTTCCTTAGCAGGTTTTTAGAGAAAAATAGCGTTTTTGAGGAGTGAGATCCCATTTGAATCTAAGACTACGGTAACTTGTCGGAAGGTAAAAACGCAAGCGGAAAAAACGAAAAGGCCTTGAGTTTGTGCCTGTTCGCCTGTGCTTAGAACTATGATCCGTTCTTTCCAAGGCCATACACCTTCTATCCACTCTACGGCCTGGGTGGCACCCTCCGCTGACATAATGGGAAAAGTTTCCATTGGTGAAGAGTCGTCCATTTGGTTCCAATGTGTACTTCGTGGTGACGTAAATACCATCACCATTGGCAAACATGTGAACATTCAAGACATGACTCTCGTACATGTGGCAAGAGATCTCTTTCCTGTCACCATTGGGGATTATGTATCCATTGGCCACCATGCGACCATCCACGGTTGTGTTCTGAAAGACCATAGTTTTGTCGGGATGGGGGCTATGCTTATGGATGATGTGGAGATTGGAGAATGGTCTTTTGTGGGCGCAGGATCTCTCGTTCCTCCAGGAAAAAAAATTCCACCGGGAGTTCTTGTGATGGGTAGCCCTGCCAAAATCATCCGAGACATCACAG encodes the following:
- the lpdA gene encoding dihydrolipoyl dehydrogenase, giving the protein MMEQYDIIVIGAGPGGYVAAVRAAQLGKKVAIIEKRKTLGGTCLNVGCIPSKALLDSSEEYHKTKHKLADHGISVKDVKIDIAKMMARKDKVVSEVTSGVDYLMKKNKITRYLGHASFVSKTEVSITAEDGKKESISGTNIIIATGSTPIEIPPLPVDGKNIVTSDHAIALDSVPEHLIIVGAGVIGLELGSVWLRLGAKVTVVELMPRLFGTADQAIASLAERLLTQQGINFLFETKVHGAKVKGKKVEVEIEGKDGKKTILEGDKVLVSIGRRPNTDGLGAKEIGVEMTDRGRIKVELNKFQTNVPNIYAIGDVVDGPMLAHKAEDEGIAVAELICGKYGHVNYKAIPWIVYTWPEVAWVGLGEEELKAKGIEYKVGKYMFKPNARAKAMNETDGQVKVIADKKTDKLLGVYIVGPRASDMIAEAAIAFEFGASAEDIARSTHAHPTLSEVLREAAMDADAKWSIHS
- the odhB gene encoding 2-oxoglutarate dehydrogenase complex dihydrolipoyllysine-residue succinyltransferase, giving the protein MAIDIKVPEMGESVTEATISAWTKKEGDAVKVDEVLAILETDKVSLEIPAPTSGVLKSITKKVGDVVHVRDIMGTIEEGAVASAPASSGAPAPKAEVASAQPNTGKVNEELPPAARKLIEENKLDASKITGTGRNGQITKEDVILFMEKGGSSASAPKAASPEIPRAVVVSANAGPRETVVPMTKLRQTIANRLVQAQHTAAILTTFNEVDMSPIMELRNKYKDKFKETHGVGLGFMSLFTKAVVAALKAYPAINAEIRGTDIVYKNFYDIGVAVGGPKGLVVPIVRNADLLSFAGVEQEIARLAGKVKDGKISLEDMEGGTFSISNGGVYGSMMSTPILNPPQSGILGMHNIVKRAVVVNDQIVIRPMMYLALSYDHRIVDGKEAVQFLVKIKEMVEDPTRLLFEV
- a CDS encoding gamma carbonic anhydrase family protein; its protein translation is MIRSFQGHTPSIHSTAWVAPSADIMGKVSIGEESSIWFQCVLRGDVNTITIGKHVNIQDMTLVHVARDLFPVTIGDYVSIGHHATIHGCVLKDHSFVGMGAMLMDDVEIGEWSFVGAGSLVPPGKKIPPGVLVMGSPAKIIRDITDKDREIITRTANNYAKYKENYRSEGIGGTSLS